The genome window GCCTCCACTTCTCCCCTTCCATTGGCACTCCCGAGATCGCAGGCGGCGGCTCCAGCCCCGGCAGTGGCGCGGTGCTGCCGCCGATGCTCAGCATCGCGCGGACCATCTCCTTGAACAGCGCCGCCAGGATGGGGTTCTCGGCGGTGCCGGCTGCGGCTGTTGCTGCCGCCGCTGACAGCACGGTCGGCAGCCCAGCAGGGTCCATGCTGAGGCTGCCGTCCATGGCCGTCTGGGGGGATGACGGGAGCGCCTCCTGGGTCATCACGGGCATGGGCGCCGGTGGCAGCGCGACCGCCTCGCCCGCGTCACCGGGGAAGTCGCCCGTGCGcctgcggcggccgcggcgcgaCCTGGAGGAGGAGGACTTGACCTCCCCGTTGGCgttggcggctgctgctgctgctgcggcggcgtcGATGGCGAGGGCGTCGTTGCCGTTGCCCTCGTCGTCGGAGTCGCGGCCGTGCTTGTCTGAGGCGGGGCGCCAGATGGTGCGGGCGATCTCGAAGATGGCCTGCTCGTGCGGCGAGCGGAAGGAGAAGCTGGCGCCGGAGACGCGGAGGCGGTCGACGCAGTTGCGATACTTGCGCTTGAGGCGGCGGAGCTTCTCCACGAGCTGGCTCTTGGTGAACCCCATCTGGAGGCGCTGCCGCATGTCCTCGTAGAAGGGGGTCGTGTCGTACTGGTGCGACGCGAACGCGGTGCCGCGCTGCGCCGTGAACTCCGCGAAAGCGCGCAGGATCACGATCTCGTCCTCGTCCGTCCACAGGCGCTGGAACAGCGGGCGCCGCTCCCCGGACCCGGCAGCCGTggtgggagcggcggcgggggcggcggaggagaaggcggcgTTGGGGTTGGGGTCGACCGGGAAGTCGATGTCGTCGGAGTCGCCGTTACCGtaggcgtcggcgtcggcgtcggggaaggaggaggagaccatggcgccggcgccggcggcggaggggtcGTCTACCGTGGGGAACATTAGATCGGATCGGGGTCGGAGATGGGGACTTGGGCTCGAGTCGGGGTTAGGGTTGGGGGTTTTCCGCTGGATTGGGTTCGACCGCTCGGCTGGTGGGGTTTTCCGCTGGATTGGGTTCGACCGCTCGGGTGGTGGGTTTTTCCGCTGGATTAGGCGGACCGGGGTTAGATCGCCCCGTCGGGTCCGTCCTTCCCGTGGCCGTGAGTGTGCTGCGCCACAACTGAAGGTGGGCCCATTTCGTAGAGCTAGGCATCTGTAACGCGGGTTGAGATCGGGGGACCTCGGTTACACTTTAACCAAAACAGAAAGAGATAAGAAGAACAGTACagggaaaaaaaactagaaaaactaCTTTCCAACCTGAACTTTGGCCTCGGCCCGATTTTCCGTCTTGATTGCAGCCTTTTGTTAGGATATATAGAGTTTTATAATTGAATGTGCATCCGTTTCGATCTTGAGTTTTTAGTACTATCTATACGAAGCAGAATCTCTTATAAAACTAAACTATGTTAGTTTTATAATTTGTTAAGATTTTATTTTATCTCGGGTTTTTAGTACTATGTATACGGAGCAGAACCTCTTATTATAGAAcagaaatgaaaaaaagatgaagatttttctctatattgtgtctcctttgtgtAATTGTTTTCTTGAAAGATCTCTGAATTACATCCGGTAGTAGTGGTTCTTTAACATGTTGTCAGCATGAAACTCTCCTGAAGACCAAACTAGCGGAACGAATCTACCTACGATCGATCTGTACTGCATTGATATCGTCGTCAAGCGGGTAGGTCATAACCTAGTATATATGCCCTACGCGACATGAATCTGTTCACAAGAATTGCAAGGTACGATCACATTAGATCAATTTGTATCGCTACTGTTTTTGCATTGCAAACGATATACATGCAGTACTCACAATAAATAGTAGATCTAAATACCGAACAATAGCATCAGATCTAAAGCATCGCAATGAACATGTCGTATTGATCTGGTGGGGCCAGTAGCCACCACTGCATCGCTAGCAAACAGTCGGGCCGCCGCCAGCAAGTGGCTACCATTGCGTCACTGCTGCACGCGCCGTCGCACCCCTGATGCATGCGTTGTCGTGCCCTACTGTCAGCCGAAGACATACCTTGGTCCTTGTGCCCGCCACTCGCCTTCGCACGTCATCACTAGAAGCCTGCCGCACGCAGATGCTTAGCCAGCCGAGCAGCACCCCGCCCGAAGTCGCCTTCATGTAGCCCACCACAACCTGCGCTGTTGCTCACCTCCACTCTGCGTGGCTGCCTTAAGCACCCAAGCCGGCACAGTGCTGCGGTGGCCATCGCACACCCCCTACCGAGGCCATACTAGCAACACGCCGTCGCATTGGCACACTTGATCGCCTCTCGTCATTGCTGTCGGCAAGAAGCCGCTCCCCACTGCGATTCCACTCGGATCCGCTCGCCTCCAATAGCGCACGGTCGAAGCCAGTTGCGTCTCCACCTTTGGCCTTGATTCGGCCTGCATGACAAAGCGTCGCTGCCCTCTGCTTGCAGCCAACCTGTTCTTCGGTGCCGTGCTGCCATTGGCCAGCACGCCCATCGGTTACCTCACACTGCCTGAAGCGACGCCAGCACATCTGTGCCACCCGAAGCGACGCCACCACGTGCCACGCTAGCTGCTTGTAGCACGCCTTCGGACACGTCGTCGTCTACCCGTacgcaccgccgccgccggtttGCCTGTATGCGTTGTCTCCGCTCGCAGGTCGGCACTGCCGATCTCCGTCGCCATGCAGGTGGCCAAACCCACTCCATGTGAATTTGGTTGTGGTGGGCTCAGTAGCCGCTGCCGCCACACATGGCCACCCCGGCCAAAACGTCGTCTTGGCCGACGTCGCATCGCACAGTCACTGCgcaccgccggccgccgctaTGAAGGAACTGGGTGGTGGCTAGTATTTGGAAAACCCTAACCACCCCTTGTATATAAGGCGAGTGGGTCAAATAGGCTAGGTTGGCCCAAGCTAGCAGGACGGCCCAATAGGGATGAAAACCGGctgaaatagaaaagaaaagaaagaagagggcATGCGGTTGTATTTTTGCAAATTAAACACTGTAGTTTCTAAATTTGCAAATTCTGGAATTTTGTGTATAAACCCTAGGGCTTTGCAGAAATCCCGAAAGTactttttcttgtataaaagtacctctagaatttgaattttgtatcTGTTTGAGtaattatgcagtatttatttctatgttattattactatttaaattgcctattatgcgtttaaattcagtaaaattcatataatagcatagaaaatatcaaaaaatttgCAGCAATCCTATTTAGCAAcacgatgcaactttactagtagtaatacttaCGTCATTTGAATACATAAATGGttggcatcacgaacaaggagtttGCTGGGCCAAGTGCAGATGGCCATAACTATCTCACTTGAGCGCCGGATGTCCGAGTTGTACTTAGAGCGAAAAGGCTTCGCGTTACCATTGGTATAGGAATAAGTAGTGCAATAGTTCCCACAGAGGGTGAGAATGATCATACACTTCATTTTCTCTGTCACCATCACTCCCCTattttgaaggatgagtacatgatAATGACCAGCACTAAGGCACTATAGGACGTACTACAGGAGCAATTTGAGtgccttaagtacaccatcaagcctcttgcAGAGCACGAATGAGTCTGACTCCGTTTCCAGGATGTAacacctgattttcagaattgacaacattaatttttttttaagattattaAATAGTttcactagtagaataggtttaaaatctattttcttaatcaatcaatcaatataggttattattttgtgtgcattgcatgctgagttttgctaggagccaggtaaatgcattagagtttttttttctttttctttctctttagttttttgagtgaaaaatattttgaaaaggtttttacaaaactcagtagtgaataagttaaggatcttaatagctggaattcaaaatctttgaattcatcatttattcaatccttgatcatacctgatcattctccagctcaattcaaatcttatccaaatccttgtttaaagccaatctcttctctttctcaaattctacccaaatccaaattcaaattccatatctactcctattcttgtttaaCCTCATTTTCTGTTTCTCTTAagttcactccaaactcaattcaaattcaaaccctattcaaatttctctacaaaagtttcttttctaaaccctagatatacctaaagtgtctttgagctcaaacttgctcaagtccaaacccttagccaagtcttctagatggcccaacaaaggatccatgaaatctgtaaattttcgcggagtcctgaacagcttcatcttctcatgacgtttcggagttcaaaaaggcctcaaatgcaaatcttaacaataccaaagttgtaggtctcgtcgagagcttcaatttgaacctatgtaagtcctcttttggataatggagctaggagttatggcctccgaaatcagtgctgcgcagataagtccgagttcaaacagtttattttGTGGTGCATTATTGGAAAtaaagatgacgttttcagaagttccaataacTACCAAAGTTatatatcttttcgagtactacaatttagaatcaataaacgtccaatttggagtccggacgatgaaaatattatccttggaatagagagctgtgaaaaaggaaatcgtaaccgactggAACTCGAATCctattcgtgttcggtttggactccacctcaactagccgcccctagccctatatatatgagttggacgccctctcctacccctattccataccACCAAATCCTAggagtcgctgctgccctgtccgtgcgtcgccagAGCGTCGCCGTTCGtcggagccaccgccgccgccgcccgtgatgcgctacgtcatcttctccgcgaatccttcttcctcgaccatcaaagcaaggtgaggaccccttattatcctcccttactactgttttagcatcatactaagtctctagccaagccatagcctcggccaaagcccgatctacgccgccacggtcgtcgccgtcgcggacagccacgggacagccgcgctgtagctgattggcatcgacgttcccgaccgaccagaggtcaaatcaccaagccctttcaccggtgcatgtcccatgatgttccccactccctcaccaaccggtttggccagtagagcagccaagctaccgcaatcaaggtcgacatacccgctatcCGGTTTTTgaacgcgttctgcgcgcgcaccggatttgcattcacgtTCCCCGTCagtccgaaagccgtatggatgcaccaactacgtcacggcatgtcccataGAGTCctctatgttaccctaggagctcatccacgtttgtgcagcgacacgaccaggacaccattaccaaccacagcacgtcgcagccatcacccgtctcatatTCGTTGATCATTCTttctctcagtggatgatctacccaaaactataccgtagcattgtgttcacgagatatatgaacatttctattcaaacggtttctcaaatttcatagccaatctctgggaatgCTAGCGTCTTTGTTCTtgaatctgttcgcggtcaccaccaaacctagcagcagtcattgctcttttgccactacctcggattaccccttccaaaaccaaccataccgctgagttagtctttccgcatcCTACTCTATGCTTACCtcatttcactaaaacaccactgaagccgacatcgatgtttgtggccacgcgcccgatcgccatctccgacgaaacccgaaccaccaccgctgcATAGAGTCACTAGTAATATcattaacctagaagcgcaaccttccgccttttttgatccatcataggtgatcgatactagatctcagtgtatcccttctttaatccaagatgttacttgcatagcttGCCAAGTccgcgccacatcattctccttagcctagtcagcaaagtctAGTCTAGcgcaatgattgcacaataaactctttttccaaaagaagatagttccggtaaatcattatttctttttcagtctaatccatctcccgaaagctcattctcttttcatcttaactccgatttagacgattcttacgtataaatgtttttaaaatcttacctatctaatcatagtgtttttaaagtgttttaatgatgtttggtatgttgttcttagtgttttcctttgtgctgtttgtcggtagttctcgcgattagtcgataatattccggagcagttcgagggactttaagaccaagatttcgacaacactgagcagcattgggtaaaaggcaagtgtccttgatcatcttgaacctatgtttttaaattttttgttttacaaaattgcatgcagtgtcaatatgatgggtagtcacctatgttagggttttcactagattttttcttatcatcccttggaacctagatggtttatggttaggtgtcttttaagggtagattgcttagccatgcttttggatgttgagaagtgtcataatcttgagtaatgaacatatgcaacaatgatcgttaatatgttaatggtctagaaacatggaatcttagatcttgagcatagggatgttggtgatagtggtcatggttatgatgttggtttagtgtttgctcaagtaacctaagtaaggaccggttcgtggagcgacaacccaagaagtaacgtactaACCACGAAACCTGGTATgtgacaggcctagcctattaatcaGTGGATTCCaatttttgtgcgtgccaaaaaccatttggttagtggtatgagatgtgtagtggaagggaagagtgaaaactttccggagctacaaggcgcaaaagggggcttttgggtggtgtgaatgccactttgacggcagtgaaacctagcgggcatgcacatactggatgaaactttgtaacggctttgaagtgactttccgggcggcacaccactggcgtgtgttaagtgtctagctaacacggcaacatggaaatcacgacttgtggggaaagctggacaacctatgcagagtgtaaaactgttataacagccgtgctcacggttatgagagatttggatcctcacatgattagtgggttgtgattatgggttatggttatggttttggtacagggagtactagatggttatggttatgattttgatataggaagtactagatggttgtggttttggttatagtacatggagtactagacagttatgttatgcaaggtggggagccttgtatgctaggtgttgcactgtatgggttacattcacttaataattatttaatactttttgagtccaaatatcttttcattactcgtatttacgtaaatataccatgtgttagcctattcttgatataagcctgcatatcattatctttcccacacttgctgagcgtattatgtgctcacacttgctattttccctatgccatgtgacatgtgtgctgctactcagtgagtgaagatgttgaggactatcaagacgaggttgccACATTCTAGGCgcatgtctcccggtcggttgcctgcggtgttgttgggcaccagtgcttctgttttgctgcagatatcttcataggagacaatatatgtcaattgctataagagtttaacgttatttaataaaagtattgcttttgttacttcacctgtgacgtccttatgtgtgttgaacatcctgggcacacataagtcacATCTGGTTtagtccgttaaaaccgggtgtgacacatgaCTACAAGCACGTCAGAGAGTATAACTCTACACTGCACCACATTTGCACACTCATGTGTCTCTATGGgaagagatcacagaagaggagaaaattgagaagactctctccactttgcATCTGAATACGGTAGAATCTacacgcaatcaccgtcaatcaaaatacaagaagtattttGAACTGATTGATGTGTTGTAGCTTCATAAActtcatgacgaagtcataaacaagaacttcttatctCAGCTGCAAGGAAAGAGCAGCAGCCTTGAAATCAATCACAACTTTTTCAAAGCTCACAAGAATCGCAATAAGAAACGGGGGAAGGGAGGAAGGAAAGTGGTGGCAGGCAATGTCAAgcctagtgatgataatggcaagataaagaaagaagtcaagccatatggtgagtAAAACTagacatgctataagtgcggTGTTCGGAGATATTAGTTTtgaatctgcaaagcaccaaagcatgttgtgaaagcataccagaagaagaagaaggagcatCCAAAAGCACACCTCAtcattgcagtggggatggaagtgGACAAAGCAATAATAGTTGAAAGGGTAGCATCTCATATGGAAGTTGATGATACTCCCACACTGGCACTAAAATATCCCCCAATAAAGGATGCAGAGGCATCTACTTTGCCCTCTTCCACTGCCATAGAAGATGGCATGAAATATGAAGCAGAAAAGAAAGtcattgaagaagaagtggcCAGATATTTTACagattttttctagaattagagtaataaGCTATTTATTTAGTTGCTGGATTTAGAAGGACCGAATGAATAAAtgaaagctctagaagagcaagcttagctgcaaacaatatttatttggtatttatagaatatgtgcgGTGTCTGTATgaaggaagtgtgtattgtggatagtggaaccacaaacactaccttaagagaaaatatgtatttttgaTCCATTAGAAATAGCTTTAGAAATGTGATGGCTGTCACTAGTAATGATAATTGCATAGTAGGTTCTGAAAGAGCTATAGTCATACTACCTATGAGAGCTATTTTGCACATTAAAGAAGCAATGttgtaccctgaatctacaagaaatctcttaagttttaaagatattcgtGCTAATGGTTTTCATATAGAAACAGGTGAAAAAGATGGTAGGGAGCTCCTACACATCACTAAGTGTGATAATGAAGTAAGAATACTAGtaaaaacttccctccatgagtAATGACTTGTAGCACCTGAAGTGTTCATTACCTTGAAGACTGTGTTTTGTAGTGCATAATTATTCTTCCTATGGTATGATAGAGTTGGTTATCCTgctcttagaatgatgaggaatataattactaactcacaaggtcatagCATAAATGTATAGAATTTCCCAAATCATAAAGATTTAGTATGCCTTGCATGTGCTACTGGGAAATTAATGATAAGaccgtctaccttgaaggtataagatgaaatccctgcattctTGGACTGAATCCATAGGGATATTGTGGTCATATTCAGCCGCTTTCTGGCCCGTTCTGGTACTTTATTGTATTGGTAGacgcatcctcgaagtggtcgcatATATGTCAATTATCTACCCGCAACCACgcatttgcaaagttgatctcgcagatcatacgAATCAGGAATATTTTTTCTGACTATCGagtgaaatccattagaatggacaacactagagaatttacttctaaagcgttcgatgattattgcaccggtatgggaattaaagttgaatattCTGTACGGCATGTCCAAACTTGGAATGTACTAGCCGAAGCACTAATAATAAGAATAAAATTCATTTCTAGACATTTGTTGTAGCATTATAATTTGTCTGCTACATATTGGGGAATGCAGTCTTACATGTGGCAGTTCTCAATTATAGACCATACTCCTATAACATCCTCCTAATGCAAGGGGTAATTCTAAAAATTTctcatttacgcaaatttggatgtatttTTTATGTGCCAATACCACTGCCATAGCGAACCACCATGGGACCTTGCATACGGCccgcttcgctgactgcatatttgatcaaaataatttttcatcattagggggaggaaatatacccttagATGAAGAATGTTGAGAAATTATTTGGCAGACGGAAGGAATTGTGGCACATGATCCttgcactagtgaagcaaatgatgaagtataaaaaattatcgatttgcagaaattagcaatTGATCTGCctaatcatttttgtgatttaaaGAGAGTGACTAAGTCATTTGTGCTTGCacgcaatgcaccggagagggtggaagtacgAAAAGAAGGTACctctcatcttgtcctaggttTTTAACGTGGCAATCCGTGTGACCATGTCGCAAGCTATGTAATCTTTCTACCCAATTTTTCCCACTGGGtttttggggagttttgatgagatatATACATTTTGCGAGAAGTACCTAAAggggagtgttaggaaacctggaGTTTTGACTGACTTTGAATTCATGTGTCATGGTCCTCATGGAAAATCATTAGGGCATCTCCAAGATTCCAACTTAGTTATCTATTAGAGGATCTACCTCATCTTCTTGCCTACatagaggggaggagagagatcTAACGCTTCATCTGGTGATGTTGGGAGCTACTGTTGCCGAACAAAGGGATGGGTCTTTGGAACTTAGAGAGATCCAAAGGCTGCAGGGGAAGGTACACAAAGTGAGAAAGTCTTTGTTGGAATTAATGTCACATGTCCTATCAATTACCGTTacactctatttataggccataACCAACCGTTCATTGTTACAGTTTATGAGATTACCCCTCCAACTGCGACATTCCCAACATATTCATGGATAATACTATACTATTCTAAGTACATCTAAATAATCTACAATCTTGCCCTTCGTTGTCTTCGGTCGCTAGCAACGATCCTCCCTTCACTTGGATCCCCAAAGGTCTTTGCTCGGTAGCACCTTCGGTTGACTCCCTCGCGATGCTGAGCGAAGTTCGTCGACTGATCTCCGAAGGACTGACGAAGGCTTTGCCCGTCCCAGCTGTTGGAACTGCTTTTGCGACACCGAGTGTCCGAAGGGTACCTTCAGCTTGTCGAAGGGTTCCTGCAATATGATAGATTCATGACAATTGTAAGCTTTGTTAGTTTGCGGTGGCCATAGAGGTCTTCGACTCAAAGTTTGAACGGAGCCTGTGAGACCAGACCTGTCCCCAACAGCAGCCTCCCACGGGCAAGGTTCCTCCTCGTTGGGCTGAACCCGTGAATTAGATTGTACCACCGAATGCCGTCCCCTTTCGACCAGTCGAAGGCCCTTGCACTATATGATTTACCTTCAGTGAATTAGGCCCCCTTTGCTTACGCGAAGATTCTAACCTTTCTAAAAGTGATGGTATCTAGTGAGGTTGTTCAATTTTTGAAATGTCGGTTACTACTCGTTTGTCTTAACTGCCATTCATGCAATGGTCCGATTCCCAatgcacattttttttactaCTCTCGAGTTGGCGTTCTGAAtgctatgtgtgtgtgtgtgtgttatacCCTGCAGTTCATTTCTTTTTACGCAGACGAGTTTCTTTCATGCCAATGCAATCTGCCTTTGTCACTTTGCTTGAAGCCACTCTGCAACCTTCGCACTTTTAACCAAAGTTGAGGCATCCTGATCCGATGGCCCCGAAAAGAAAGACCGCGAAGCCAAAGACGTACTGGATTAGGCAGTcaaaggttgacaaaggggtcCTGTGAGGAAAGAAGGCTTGATAAGAGATATTTCAAAGGTCAGGCTAGCAAAGGACCAGGACATCCCAAGGCCAAAAGACGACGAAACCATTGTCTTTGTAGACTACTTCCGATCTGGACTTCACCTACCCTGCGATGAGATGGTAGCGAAGGTCCTTGAGATGTTCGAGATCTTTCTCCACCAGCTGACGTCGAATGCCATCGTTTGGCTCAGTCTTTTTGCCTAGGCGGCAAGATCAGAAGGAGCAAAGGCCTCAGCTAGAGCCTTCGTCGCTGCTCACCAACTCCACACCAGCTGAAGCTGGTTTTTGTGGACAACATGCAAAGCGAAGCTCACTACGGCTGCATGAACTTTTCTTATCGAGTCGGCTTGGCTACACTTACCGTGGcctacaaaaacaaatggccaaaggactggacacaatggtggttctaccataagGTAGATAAAAGAGAGTACCTTGTGTCTAAATGCCAAGATCACAAAGGTAATCGTGCTCTGTATGTGTCCTGAAGGACACCCAGCAGGTGGCCTTCGAAGCCTTTCCTAGGTGTGCAAAGCACCTAAGCACTTGTGACCTCATCGAAGAGTTCATCACTGTAGGGGTTCGACCACTGAGTGAAATGTGGACAATTCCATCCATTAGGCCGAAGGGGCCAGAGGTGCTTTGCTGCCCCCAATTTGATTTTGATGGAAAACATGGTATGTCTTTTGGTCTCAACTTCCTTTAGTCttcaattttttattactttatcaaaaaaaattgaactttgGATGCAGTTGTGACAGTCAGCGAGGTTGAAGCTGGAGCTCGGCTCCTCCTTGGAAAGTTCACATTAGCCGAAGGCCAAGCCAGTGTTGAATAGGCCCTTGGCTACCGGCTGAACTGGATCTTTGAGTTACAGGGCCTTGCCTATGAAGATAGGCCAAAGCTGTCTGGGTCTTCATTGGCCTTTGCTGAAGACGGTCGCCCTTCGAACACCAGCACTAGCGAGACCTCTGCTGCCAGAGGCTTGAAGAAGAGAAAAGGTGGAAACTCATTGGCTCAAAGAGCTAAGAAAAAGAAGACCATTGCCTTGAAGAAAAGCTTTGCCAATTAGCCTTTGGTGATTTGGGGGTGATGAGGACCTAGGGAGCCACGAAGTCGTTCAAGCGGTGCCCTTTGATAGGCACCCCCGAAGGTCACATCAGATGTGCCCGTCCCATCGCCAAAATGCGCTATGACTTCTACGCGAATTGACTTTGGCCCCGCTCCTAATAGACACCAATGATGACGACGAGGATCTACTGGAGTCATAACGTATTGCTGAAAGAGTgatggaggagagggagaccACATTTTGGAGCAGAGGGAGGGTCGAAGAGGCAGAAGATGCCGAAGAAACTGGAGGTGAGTCGGACAGCTCACCCCCCTCTAGCTCCTCCAAAAGTCACAGGGCTATGGAGACCGGAGAGGGAGGAAGGGGGACGCTTTTCCACCACTGCGCCATCACGGTGGCAAAGACCTGATGTCAGCGGGCGCCTCATGCAACGCTAGAGTCATTGAGACCAAAGCACTACGACTGACTTCGTTTGAACTGAGTGACGAATAGGTGAAGGATGTGAAGAACATATTCGATAGCTTCACCCTCTCCGAGCTCGAGATACAACTAGCTCATAAACATGCTTCTAATCTTACAAACGTCTTTGATGTCGTGTCAGCAAAGGTACTTTCGATTATTATTATGTTTTCCTTCGCATACTCATTCTTATAATCTTGTTACATGGCATTCTTCTTGTGCGTGCTATGGGCAAACGTGTGGACCAGGAAGATGCCTTCTTGGAAGGGGCAAAGACGATGAGACTCATGCCACTCCAAAGAGCAGAGAAAGCCAAGAGCAAGCTTAGCGAATATCTTCCGCAGATGAAGGTGGCCATACTGAGCGCGTAGGAATTGGAAAAAGATGTAAACACCCTTCACCAATGTGCAAAGGCATTCGAAGCACATGTATCAGAGCTTGATGACCTTTAAAAGGATCACTAAGAACATCGAGCTCTCTATGtggc of Phragmites australis chromosome 3, lpPhrAust1.1, whole genome shotgun sequence contains these proteins:
- the LOC133912582 gene encoding probable transcription factor At3g04930; amino-acid sequence: MFPTVDDPSAAGAGAMVSSSFPDADADAYGNGDSDDIDFPVDPNPNAAFSSAAPAAAPTTAAGSGERRPLFQRLWTDEDEIVILRAFAEFTAQRGTAFASHQYDTTPFYEDMRQRLQMGFTKSQLVEKLRRLKRKYRNCVDRLRVSGASFSFRSPHEQAIFEIARTIWRPASDKHGRDSDDEGNGNDALAIDAAAAAAAAANANGEVKSSSSRSRRGRRRRTGDFPGDAGEAVALPPAPMPVMTQEALPSSPQTAMDGSLSMDPAGLPTVLSAAAATAAAGTAENPILAALFKEMVRAMLSIGGSTAPLPGLEPPPAISGVPMEGEKWRQQRILELEVYLRRIDLLQDQARAALEELRSAPQPRQGA